In the Phyllopteryx taeniolatus isolate TA_2022b chromosome 1, UOR_Ptae_1.2, whole genome shotgun sequence genome, GCTTTTGGACGCAACAACATCCCCAAGCTCTCATCTCAGGTGAACAAGAGACCTCTTCAAGAGTCATGGTGAGAAGTCAACACAAGCATTCCGATCGATTCACATAAATGCTATTTAAATTGTGTTCGTTGAACTACAATGTGCACTGTACTTCTTATTCTTAACTTCTGAACAACATCTTCTTGCAGCGTGAATGTATCTCCGTCCATGTTGGCCAGGCTGGGGCCCAGATgggcaatgcatgctgggagctgTATTGTCTGGAGCATGGCATCCAGCCGGACGGGCAGATGCCCAGTGACAAGACCATCGGAGGAGGAGACGACTCCTTCAACACCTTCTTCAGCGAGACTGGAGCTGGCAAACATGTTCCCAGGGCAgtctttgtggacttggagccCACAGTCATCGGTGAGACAACACTGGCACAAGTAGTTTCACGGTAGAACAAACCCTCCCATCATTTTCACCATGCAAAATCTGTGCCTGTCAATATTTGCCTTTTAGATGAAGTGCGTACAGGAACCTACCGTCAGCTCTTCCATCCTGAGCAGCTGATCACAGGGAAGGAGGATGCAGCCAACAACTACGCTCGTGGTCACTACACTATTGGCAAGGAGATCATTGACCTGGTTTTGGATAGGGTTAGAAAACTGGTGAGCTTTATTAGATAATCTGATCAGACATTTACGCTTTCCGACTAATGAAGGTCTTTTTTACCATGGTAGGCCGACCAATGCACTGGACTCCAAGGTTTTCTTATCTTCCACTCCTTTGGAGGAGGAACCGGTTCTGGGTTCACGTCTCTGCTGATGGAACGTCTCTCAGTGGATTATGGCAAGAAGTCCAAACTGGAGTTCGCCATCTATCCTGCTCCTCAGGTGTCGACTGCAGTCGTGGAGCCATACAACTCCATTCTGACCACACACACCACCCTGGAGCACTCGGACTGCGCTTTCATGGTGGACAATGAGGCCATCTACGATATCTGCCGCAGGAACCTGGACATTGAGCGTCCCACCTACACCAATCTCAACAGGCTGATTGGTCAGATTGTCTCTTCCATCACAGCCTCGCTGCGCTTTGACGGCGCTCTGAATGTGGACTTGACAGAGTTTCAGACCAACCTGGTGCCCTACCCGCGCATCCACTTCCCTCTGGCGACCTATGCCCCCGTCATCTCGGCAGAGAAGGCGTACCATGAGCAGCTGTCTGTCGCAGAGATCACCAACGCCTGTTTTGAGCCAGCCAATCAGATGGTGAAATGCGACCCTCGCCACGGCAAGTACATGGCGTGTTGTCTGCTGTACCGCGGTGATGTGGTCCCTAAAGATGTCAACTCTGCCATCGCCACCATCAAAACCAAGCGCACCATCCAGTTTGTGGACTGGTGTCCCACCGGCTTCAAGGTGGGCATCAACTACCAGCCCCCGACTGTGGTTCCTGGGGGAGACCTGGCCAAGGTCCAGAGAGCCGTGTGCATGCTGAGCAACACCACCGCCATCGCAGAGGCCTGGGCCCGACTGGACCACAAGTTTGACCTGATGTACGCCAAGAGGGCCTTTGTGCACTGGTACGTCGGCGAAGGGATGGAGGAGGGAGAGTTCTCCGAGGCCAGAGAGGACATGGCTGCCCTGGAGAAGGACTACGAGGAGGTGGGCACAGACACTATTGgggatgaagaagaggaagagggggaAGAGTATTAACTGTAAAAGCGATACTGTATCATTATTTAACATTCTCAGGCTTTTGTTCTGTCACATGTGAAGTGTTAGTTTCAATGTTTCGCTGTTTGACAGAAGGCGTCATCTGTAACTGTTCAACTGCTGTAAAAGGCATGTTTGTGCTGTTCTCATCCACTTGTAAGGTttttaataacaacaaaccACAACTCAGGTGAACCAACAAGTCTGTTGTCGGGTGACCTGTAAGAGCTCACAAGAACGTTGTTGAATTGTTTAATTGCAGTCCTGTGTCTGTCCAACACAAAGTTTGTATTTGGCAATACATCCTCTCAAATTCTGTATGAGTTTCACTTATTGATTTTTAACAATCATAGCATcattaataaacaaataaatcaatctGTCTTGTGGTCAGTTAACAATACACAGCAACGTGAAATCTGTGAGAGGAGAATAAATCCCAATCTATAATGCACAATTTACTTGTGTATGGGCGAGCAAGAGCCACTTTCTTGCTCAATCTGGTGACTTTACAACTCCTCTTAACGACTTATTTTCCACAAAGCGACTAGCGACAAATCTAGCGACTCTTCAGATGTTTTGGTGGTATGAAAGCACGTATCACTCAGCAGTTAATGTCCTCAACGAGCAGCAGGTGCTGCCGTGAGCCCTTCCGCCATCGCAAAGCACTCAGAGGCGGTCAGGTTCGCAGTAGCCTCGCGCGACAGTCTCAGATGCAGTCAGAGCAGAGAGACCCACACACCACcgcgtccagactgcaaatgaaatcTATCTGACATAAATCACTGCGTTTGACTCACATACCTTCAACTGTGACTTGGTCcaaattatgcaaatgaggaaATTACGTCATCTAGCCACTTCTAGGGACAGCCAATAGCTACTTTCCTTACCGATAATTTGGCAAAACTTGGAAGAGCGAAGTCTTCTGTCTACATTGTTGCCAATTTAGCGCTGTGCTGCTATATTTAGCCACTTTTCTGGTCCCTATagcagctatttttcaaaaaaagtgaCAATGGCAACAGTGGTCCTCATGTTCACAACATTCTTCGTGCACGGTGCAGGGAGGAGAGTTAGGAAGATTTGCCCTGATAATCATTCGGGAGTCCCAACTATCGATTCGTCCATTCTCTGTaacgtttatcctcactagggtcgtggatgtgctggagcctatctcagataactttgggcaagaggcgagtcacaccctgaactggtcgcccctcgccagccaatcgcagggcacatgtagtcACACTCACGTCCACAACTATGGACaactaacctaacatgcatgtttttggaatgtgggagaaactggagtacctggagaaacaccacacaggcacaggaagaacatgcaaactccaggcCGGAattcggatttgaacccatgacctCCGAAATGTGAAACGGAGTCCCAACTCGGAACGGCTAATATGAGGTAGCAGTTTGTGCTCAAAATGTacgcacaatttaaaaaaatatagaaaaatggaTACACACTGTAAACGTTTTTTTTGGTGAATGTATTTAAATGGTAATATAATggtaatatttgtaattattttgatttatgaGAGAAGTCTGGGTTTCCTGTACCGCGTCTAAATGGAAGAAGATGGAACGGATTATACTGATTATAAtcccatcaatccatccattcgcAATACATTTtaccctgttcagggtcatgggacAATGGAGCCAATTCCAGTTGACTGgccgaaaggtggactacaccctgaactggtcgctagtcagtcgcagggcacgtatagacacgggcaaccattcgcactgacattcacactgtTACTGAATAACAAGCACGCTGCCTACACCAAAATCAGGCGTACCActtcaccatcagtgacctgatTACAATAGCTCAAGGGGAAATTCTACATGTGTattttgttgaatatttttatttccaaGTTATAACAACATACAGGgccattccagaattggaggaaaACATAACTTTTTACCCCTCccatgaaatttcaaataatccaGGCACAAGTCAACAAATAGTTGCCTTGAGTCAAAATGTAGCCTTTAACACAATACAATTCACTAATTCACTAGTCTAAATGcatgaattacaacaattacatTAAATTCATTTGGAGCATAACTGAGCTCAGCATGTTTGCATTGCCCTCGAAAACTGTTCCAATGTCTCACATCTCACACCTTTGGAAAATTATTAGTTATGTCATCCTCCAATGAACTTCACTGACGTAGCGATAA is a window encoding:
- the LOC133480785 gene encoding tubulin alpha-1A chain-like; this encodes MRECISVHVGQAGAQMGNACWELYCLEHGIQPDGQMPSDKTIGGGDDSFNTFFSETGAGKHVPRAVFVDLEPTVIDEVRTGTYRQLFHPEQLITGKEDAANNYARGHYTIGKEIIDLVLDRVRKLADQCTGLQGFLIFHSFGGGTGSGFTSLLMERLSVDYGKKSKLEFAIYPAPQVSTAVVEPYNSILTTHTTLEHSDCAFMVDNEAIYDICRRNLDIERPTYTNLNRLIGQIVSSITASLRFDGALNVDLTEFQTNLVPYPRIHFPLATYAPVISAEKAYHEQLSVAEITNACFEPANQMVKCDPRHGKYMACCLLYRGDVVPKDVNSAIATIKTKRTIQFVDWCPTGFKVGINYQPPTVVPGGDLAKVQRAVCMLSNTTAIAEAWARLDHKFDLMYAKRAFVHWYVGEGMEEGEFSEAREDMAALEKDYEEVGTDTIGDEEEEEGEEY